TAGATCATCTAAAACCTGATGGATGGGCTATCCTAGTCTCAGGATGCTAGAAAGGGTCTTGCATCTGAAGAGATTATGGCCATAGTTATAAGCCAAAGTTGGCCAATTTCAAGAATCTGAGAAATAAAAAGACCTGAAAGATGGTAAGAAATACATAATTTCAGTTCACTTGTCATCCCCCTCTTAGGGCCCTAAGGTCTAGCTGAAATGCTGAATGCTTACCAAACCTGTTGCAATAGAATTTTATAGTTTCTCTGATGTACTCTTTTTATTAAGAGAAGGGAAGGTTAATTGAGATCCATATTCCTAGGAGAACAGAAAAAGAATACTTGGTAGTTGTTCCCTTTATAGATAGTGTATCCAAACGAAGAAAGAAAGTTTCACATTTTTCTAGATCCAGTTGGAAATTTTAGGCCCCTTAAATTCTGAAGTTGCATTCTCAGGAAGGTTTGTTAACCCTTTTTCGAGAAGATAGGTGTAGAATATATATTGtgaaaaatatgagaaatttaCTGAATTTTCGTGTTATTTCTTTTGCTTTTGGTTTAATTCTACAACCTAGAACAAGTTCATCATCAGAGACTTGCATTgcattatgattttattatgattttaatgCTTAAGTTTCAGAATCAAATCTTattatggataaattcatttatatgATTGATATTCAATGTCTGAAGTTGCATTTGCCTTCTTCATTATTTTTCTCCAACATATTGATTTTCTGTACATGTATTTAGAAAAACCAAAAATATTCAACAATTATATGAAGAAGATAAAAGAGACTTAAATTAGGAAGTGACTCCTTGtgacatcaaatgataaatttagacTATTTTAACAATACTCTTAGGTGTGTTAAATCCTTAGACTTCAGTCACTAAGTCTTAATCATCAGGATTGCTAACAAAAGAAATATTTGATGGTGCAAAAGGGTTCTGAAAATttctatctttcatgtcatgttaTGATAGACTATAACAAGTCATAATGTCACAATTTAATTCAGCCACAATTTTGCCAGTGCATGCTTTTTATTAAATCCTTTTCAATTTCAGTCTCATGACCAGAAAAGGAGGGTTTATGTAAAGCAACCAACAGCCAACTTAAAATCACATTATATCTTATATGGGTGTAATATAGTTGATTCAGTAAATTTGTTTAAATTAATGAGAATAGAAATCTATGAATGATAATGTGATAGCAAGTATATTGTTTTATGCAGTGTTATTTCATTAATTCACCTTTTCTAAGCACCTTTGATATAAAAACTACTAGattgaggaagaagagagaaggcTTCAGGTTGAAATTGAAGAAATTGAGAAGCAGCGTTTGGAAGCTAATGCTGAACTGAATGAGATACAAATGAAATGCAAGGAGTTTGAAGAGTTAGAGGAGCGGTATGTATTTTAATTTCCACTTTGTCATTTGGTTTTAGGAGAGGAGGGAAGAGGGTCTGGAGGAGAACACAAAGGAAAATGTGCCATTTCTTTTTCTGTGAATAAATATGAAGTCAGACATAATAACATTATCAACTTTTCCATACAAGCATTCATAAGCTGGTGGATTTAAAACCATAAAATAAAACATTGTGCTTGTATAAGCAATTTCCCTTGCCCAAATTATAACCTGTAACCACAGTAAATGGAATTCAAAATTGTGAACCTATGGATAACTATGGAGTCAGACATGTTAACAATATTAACTTGTTCATACAGGACCCTTGTCTTTAAAACCTTGAATAAATGTATCCTATTTGTGATCACAGTGGATAGGTCCAAAATTGTGAATCTAAGCATAAAATTTTCACTTCCATGTTGCATTTGCGATCCTGTGACCAAAACTGTGTCATGAACAAGTTTAACACCCTCGATCCTTCTTCAACTAGAGTCTTATAGCCCTTCCTATCAACTCAGATTTTTGGGTTCATATGTTGATTTAATTCTGAGATCATGCCTTACATTACTATCAAATAATTTGGAGATATTTTTGTTGTTTCTTATACAGCTATTGGCATGAGTTCAACTCCTTCCAATTCCAACTGATTTCTCATCAGGTAGTCTTCTGTAAAATCCTAAAATTTTCAATTATGAGTTTATATTGCTTTGGAATAAAAATAACTTCCCTCATTTTGATTATGTCTCCATTTAGCTTAATAATCATTTGTCATGTGCTGTCCAAGACCAGTGGCTTTATTCAGGCTTGTGTCTAGGACCTAAATAGTTTTAAACTTTTCTCACATCAAAGCAAAGTAGATGTGGTGTTGACTATGCATGCTTCTGTTTTTTTCGTTTTGTTAAAATGCTTCTGAATGTGGTGTGTAATTTTTGGTAAGGCTTGTGGAGTTGTTATGGCTTAGAATATTTTTTGCAATATCTCCTGGTGCATATAATAGTAGCATGACTTTGTGTATTTCTCCATCCTTCAGTACTTAATTATATCACCAAGGCTCTAAAAGTATTTCAACAAAGTGTTCATAGACCATGTTTAAAGGTGAGCCTTTGGTACCATGGTCAAGATTCTTTTGATCTTAGTACCAGGATTGGTCATAAAAATGTTCTCTAATTGcgcaatttttttttcatataaccaTAAATGATCATTATTGGGATGCTCTCTTAATAGAGGTTAAAAAGATACTTAACATAAAACAAACATGGCAAGGTTCATGCTTGTAATATGGCATTTGGACTTCAAGGCCTTCATGTCAGCTAGCTTAGTTGGTAAAGTTCTTGACAATCGCAGGCTCTTGGGCTCGAATCTTGCTTTCATCACTTACcctttggaaaaaaaaattctatcGAGAATTGATAGTAGTGAACTTATTTAGATCTGATCTTGATAATGGTGGATTTAGACGGATACATAATTGATTTTTGTTGGTTGTTGACAGTGCTGCATGGTCTTTGTGCAGATCACTATATTATCTTTCAGTATGTAAATTAACTATGTAAAATTACAATTGCAGAACCATTTTCTTTGATGCTACATACTCCTATAGAAAAGATAATATAGATGGACTGATTTATTTACTGCAGTAGTTGCCTGGCCTAAGATTATTGGGAGCTTAATGCAGATTTTTAGGGTACATTATTTAATTGTCTGATATGCAACTTGACTAatcttgtttcttgtattgtctgattcaaatattataatatttgccTCTGATGCtgaattttcttgaaaaaatAGTGGCAGGCTGTTGCCTTTGGCCTCATTATATGGCAGTCATAGTTTAGGAAACATATATTACATATTTCATGTATTAGGACTTTATAgttgttaatttttttttgtttatcttgGTTGTTACTGAGTTTTTCTCCAACATGTCAGGAAGAGAGAGATGCTCTATTAGCCAAGATAGAAGTTTCACAAGCACACTTAGAATTACTGAAgcgaattaatgtgctaactgatGCTTTCTCTATTTCACATGAGGGAGAATTTGGAACTATTAACAACTTTCGACTTGGCCGTCTTCCTAAGATACGGGTATGCTACACCAGGACTGGGCAAAAAGTTCCTCAATATTCTTTATTAAAGCTCCTTAAATACTTGTCTTCTGCTTTACTATATTTAACAAAATCGATAGGACATATTAAACTGTTTTACTTTCTTCAGTTAGATTTACTCTATTTGTTTCTTGATCCTTTCTTATTTTGGTGCAATTTTGCATTGCTGGTCAATCACCAACCATGTAATTTTGTGCCGGAGTTATGCATGATGCACTCTGTCATTTATAATGATTTTCCATCTTTTCAGCtggtcttttctttttttcattgaCCATTCTGTTGATCTCCAGGTTGAATGGGATGAAATAAATGCTGCTTGGGGCCAGGCATGTCTTCTTCTACATACCATGGCTCAACATTTTCGGCCAAAGTTTCTGTATCTTTCAACTGATTTATATCTGTTTGCACAGTCCATGTTGTTTTTATGTTGTTGTAAAGCATGTCCATGAATATGTGATTATTCTGAAAATGTATTTTAATTGAGAGTTTTGAGATAGCTTCATTTTCAACCTATTTTCAAGTGAACACTTGATGGGGGTTGCCCAATTCAACCATTTTACTCTTCAGATTTGTGGCTTTTTTGAGTTTATGTTTGTTGAGTTGGTATGAAACTTTGTTTTTTGGTGACCTTTATGAAGAAATGTACAAGATTTTCTACTTTGGGACATATCCTTGCAGAGAAAGTGTTGGATTATGGGACGGTTATCCCAATATGATTTTCTGCTAACACCAATTCATGCTATAAGGCAGACTTATGGCTGCCATATTGATTGACAACAAAATATCTGGTGCATTATCCTTAAGGTTACAGATGTAGACAGTCTTTATTGTTGTTTTTCCATCAAACGGTTTTTGACAGTGTTTTACAATCTTATGAAGTTGATTGACTGCATAAGTGAGATTTTTTGAGGTTGCTGGTTATGGTTGGTTTCTTAGTCACAAGGAAACCTTAATTGTATCTTTTAGTACTCACCATTGTTGTAAGTTTGTTTTTTTAGACCTTTTTCTTTGCATCTTTGTGATTTGTGTTATGCATCAATATGACGGGCATGCACATTCCAATTCTCTGCTCTTGAAATGTTTGGGGACCCTTTCTCTGCTTTTATCCCTCTTTTTGTCATATGTTTTTGGACATAGTGTTAGGTCTATACTTCTGATTTTGCATGGTTGCAATCCTGCATATTAGTATTTCTTCATTCCAGCTTTTGTCTCATCAAGCTCGATCCAAGCAGAAGACAATCAATTTTCTTCATGGTTACTTGCATCACATTCCTTAACTTATATCTGGTAGATATCGAATAAAGATTCTTCCGATGGGAAGCTATCCCCTTATTTTGGACAATAACAATAATGCATATCAACTGTAAGTGAAGTTAGTCTCACCTCTTCTGCATAATATTTTAAAGTCTACTGATTTTACTGATTTCTGTTAAGTTATTCTATATACAGATGTTTACACTTAAGCATGCCGATTTGATCTGTTAATTCATCATTCACTAGATTTCTGGTAGATAGAAAGATTACTATATTTTGTGAAGTCCTGCAAAGAGATATCATAATTGTATTTCATAAGCTTTATGACCACAACGTCCCATGCTGTCACGTAGTACACTACTAGTTCTTGGTTCTTTTGTTGAACTCCCCACTGCTTAAGAAATCTATTGAGTTTACTTctttgtctatcatcattgggaGTTTGTTGTGTTTTTCTATTACATCATAGTGATATGAGGAGGTGAAATAATAGCTACATATCTTAAGGTTTCTTTAGTATTTGCATAACTGGAGCATGTGAAATAAGAGCAGACTACAATAAATGTTGTCATAAATGATAACTAATTGCTGCTGTTCTTGGTACTGCTAGTTGATCAAGActtctttggatattgaacttGATAGACGAATCAGAAAACCGAAGGAAATTTTAGAAGATATGATCGAATAAATATGTTGTGTTCATGATGAAGCTACAAGATGGTTTGCATCTAAGATTAGCATTTCTGGATAGTCTGTTGTAATATCCAATTGATATATTAAAAGATGGAAAGTAGCTGACCctgaacccttttttttttttttcctttatttagtGCGTAGGTTATATGAGATCCATAAATTACTTTGATCAGAAAAAATGGAATCAGATTGTGCAACCAAAGAGGCCTCGAACTGAAGGGTCTAGCTTGTTTCCTGGAAGGCTCATAACATCAAAATATATCACTTTTCATGTGTTAAGTGTTTAGGaactcttcataataattcagatGCATGGAAGCAATCTGTGGGCATTGTTCTTTGTCTAAGTGGTGCAAAAAGCCTTCACCGAAATCCACTGTTACCTCTTTCTCCCGAATTTGTAGTCTTGTGGTTGTTTACTAGCATGTAAATGTTGAGATTTAATCTCTTTTGTTCCCAGGTTTGGTCCTGTGAATTTGTTCTGGAGCAGTCGCTATGACAAAGCAACGACATTGTTTTTGACATGCCTCAAAGAGTTTGCAGAATTTGCAAATCTGAAGGACCAAGAAAATAATACACCTCCTGAGAAATGCTTTAGACTGCCATACAAGTAGGTCTTCTCTTTAATTAGACTACTTTGCTCATCGTGCAATCTTAATGAAATTATATTCTCTATAGCTAATTAATGAAAATGAAAGATTCTCTGTTTTTAAGTTATTCTCTTAtatgatgattattttttaaatgagCTGCACAAACTGCTTATTTCATCTGCCAAGTTTCACTTGTTTAGTTCATGACTTAGGTTCTTAGTCTTGTCTATTTTTTGTCAATTAACATGTTCTATTTGCAAGTAAGGTCATGTATGTTTACTCTTGCATCATTAACTTATGCACTAAATTGCAAATGGTTTACATGTATTTAGCCCTGCCCCATGTGCATCTTTGGCATTAGTACACTTTTTATTGTCATGATCTTGTTATTTTTTCGAGGAGCATTTtgagtgtaaatgttttattgttCTGTGGAATATCCTGATCCTAGAAGAATTCGTAATACTGGAGATTTTATAAGATCCGTGTAGTGCAAAACGGACTTTATTGCATATGGCATGTGCAGCCAAAATTTCTTATCCTAGACTGAGTATACCTTCATGGGGTTCTCACAAGACCAAAGTTATCAATCTGATCTTCTGTcctcaacaaaaaaagaaaaaggataaataataataataataaagtaggCTTAATTTGGATtatgaagatgcaaaaacatgagcTACTATCACAGTGTATGAGGTCCTCAAATCTGGTCCTACACAATGTATGTCCTCATTAACCAGGCCCAAACAAAATAGTTTACCCAAAAATTTCCATCTTTTGTGACTTCACTTCAAATTAGCTTATGTGCTTCAAAATTGGAACCTAAAATTCTGGCTACATGGGCATTCTTTGGTTTGAATACTTTGTTCTGACAACAAGTGAGATTTTGGTACACCATGATTATACATTATTTGTGGAATGAAACTTTTCCTATTGTCCATTAACATTTTGCTTGGTTTTAAGCATTGTTGCATTGGAACTAGTTTAGTCCCGCTATGGGAGACAATTTAAATTGCTTGATGTGGTTGATGTGGGTTTTATACATCGCCGGCAGCCCATTGCTACTGGTTTAATGATTCGGCCATTTTCTTCTCTGATAGAATTGAGAATGACAATGTGGGGAACTACACAATCACCCATAGCTTCAACAATCAGGAGAATTGGACAAAAGCTCTCAAGTACACATTATGCAATCTTAAATGGGTCCAGCTGTGGTTTGTCGCCAATTCCAGCTTTCAGCCTCTTTCGGCGCATGCTGATGTGCCAGTCAGGAGATCTTCGCATGCCAAACAATCTGCTGACCCAAGGAGCTGAGAGTTTCATCGAAGGCCCATCCCACTGACCTGGTTTAAAGAAACAGTCCAGAGAATCATGCATATGTATATAAACAAGCAAGTAGGTTTGCAATTTGGTTTATAGCAGCAGATTGTTTTACTGGGAATAATAGAAACACTTTTGCCACAACCGCACTCGTGTCCGCTGTAAGAACCGATATACGTTTAATGCTGAAAATTTACGTGTGGATGTGTGTTATGGACACAGATGCAGAAAGCTAGCTAAATAATCTTTATCAATTGCTGGTATTTGTTTTTCTTGTGCTGAAAACTAGAAAGTGTTGGAACCCCTTTGTTGGCATTAGACATGGAAGAACATAATGTTTTGATAATTAGGTTGACCAGCTTTGACCAAGGGAAGGTCGGATCAATATATTAACTTggatcataatttttttgttgAGATAATTTTAGTTGTTTTCAGCTTTTTaagatatatttaatttaattggcAATTTCTTTTTTGGTCTCGTCTGTTGGCTGTGCTAACATAAATTACGAGCCACATTGGTATTGAGGAACTCCACAAGAGGAGAGTTCATCAAAGCGTCTGTCCATTGCTTGTTTGGGTCGAGAATTGAGATCAGTAGTTACGATAGGATAAACCCCCACCACCTGCATGACGATTACTGGCGTATCACCATCTTCCAATGTCACGAGGTCCAGCCGTTTAGTTGGTTTAGCTCGTTGTCGTTATCTATCGGTGCCGGTGTAACTAATTATCATCCCATAGATAATCATATGatgtttaagttaaagaaaaagataaaaatcatccttcaagtaaaagaaaaaggCGAAAATCATCCTCGTTTGTTTACGTCCCTCCTTTGTCACCCACGTGGACAAAAGGTCAATGGGAGATTGGTGGAGGTAGTTAAAGGTTGCCTCGAATATTTCATGACTATCTATTATCGATCATATTTTAAGCGGATCCAAGGAATGATACCCCCTCAACGAGAGACTCGTATTTGTATTAGTATTGGTGGTCGAAAAGGTCCACCCTTGTTTTTAAGCGTATATTATGCAAGTGATCACCGGCCAACCACTTAGATAGGTCCTCTCTTGGTTTGTAGAGCTGAGTGATCCTTTGTCGACACTTAATAACCCTCGTAAAGTTAACTCCCACTCTCAAAACCCGACCTCGTTCGATCAATGTACGTCTCTCGACGATACGAGGGATAGGTCAGTAAACGGATCACCATCAATAGTGTTGGAGGGAGGTGATCTCGGACGAACATGTTGGATAAACTCGTGTCTAAAAAACTAAACATGCCATCAGGTCGACAAATGGATCAAAGAGGTATAAGCTTGACAAGTTGGATAAACCAGATGTCACATTTCAGACCCCTCTTACAAGAGTCTCCAAGCATACCTAAGGGGGTGGGATAAATGATAGGGAGCATATCGTTGGGTAATTGTCATATGATACTAACCATCATGTGGTGTCCAagataaaaggagaagatgaaGGTCACCTTCCCCTCGTTTACTCACGTAGGCAAAGGTCCAAAGCAAGTCATTATGAGTTGTCCCTTTTTATTGCCCACGTGGACAAGAGGTTAAAGGGAAGACTCTTAAAGATGGTTAGAGGCTACATCCCCATAAAATATTCTACATTCTATCCCTTTATGATTATGTATAAAAGCTCATCTTCAACATAACGAAGAGGAGGGTTACTTTTTTTTATAACTAGTATATACACTCATATAACTCGATTTACTAGCTTGGGTGTTAGAAGAATCAGGTCTGGAAACCTCTTCTAACCTCGGTCATGAAGCAAGTGACATAACGAGAGCTCGACATTACCACCTCGGATACACCTTGACTAACCCTATGCATATGGGTTCTGACTACATCGTGTTGACTTAGGACGCCAATAACTATTTCCCTCAATAAAtaagttattattttttaattttacctTGAATTATTTAAAACAAAATACCTAAGACAATATGAAACTTTCATAAAACATTTATCTTTTGTTTAATTATAACTCTAATTCATCTAATCGAGTCACAGATGCAAGTATTAACTAAAGTGTTATCGACATCCATATTCGTCACATCAGATACTACCAGCGAGCATAAATCTACGTTACGATCTGTACACAACGGTGCATCGGTGGTTTCGGGCATGCACCGGTACGAAGGCCGATATAACGCTACTGCCACCACCGCGCCACGTtctcctcatctctctctctctctctctctctctctctctctctcccgctcCAATTATTTCGAGCTAAAAAAACCAAAAGAGCACCCCCAGCAACCACCACTTCCCATCGCCCGATCCCCCTTTCTCTCTAGGGTTTTCTCCGATCGCCGCCGCCCTCTCCGGAACCCAAGTCGAATTCTAGATCTTGAATCTGATCGCTCTCTCTTGCGCCAGCCTGGGACGATTTGCAGGGCTCACGGCCTCCTTTCTGCGTCCGCTGATCTCAGATCGACGTGGTTTTGGATCAGAAGGTTCCGTTTGTGGATTTGAGGATCGTTTTCTTGAAATTTCTCGTATCCATGCGTTTTTTCCCTGGAGCCATTAGCCAAACCGAGCCTAAAATTGGGATGATCGGAGCCCTGGTGCGATTTTTGGAGGAAAGAAATTGCATCAGAAACCACGTAGGGAGTCTTACTATTTTCGTCTTCTGTTTCAAATAGACTACGTCTTGAGTGGAAAAAGAATTGTTGTGTGTGCCGGACTGCGACACTGCAATCTTCATTTTGTAGcccgctttcaattctttccctcttcGTTTTGTTGCATGAGATGTTATGGTATGGTGGACACTCATCAGGCAAGTTAGATGGTATGTAATGCTGGCGTAGACATTTTTTGTCGATCGGACAAAAAAAACAAGGGTTCCACTACCAAGGAAGACGGGGTAGAAGGGTCGGGTTGTGCTCAAGGTACGAAGCTTGGTTTGAGCTGCCTAAGAAGCAGGGTTGATCTAGAGCAGTTGTAAAGATGATGGTGGATTCTGGTCTAGCTGTGGAGCCTGGAGCTGCCACTGATTTAACACCCAAAAAGGAACGTATCGGCAATGGTGATTATGCTAGTGGAAGATGGAAAAGGTAAATATTATAATGATAGTAAAGTACTGCTTGTAATCCAACTCAAGAACTGGGTGAATATTCTCTATTTATTGTGTCATTTAATTAATAGTAAACGCTGTGTTGGTTACTGTTTCATGCTATATGCTTATTTGCTAGTTATCCTCTGTCTATATCTTTTGGGAATATCACATGCCAACTTCCTGTTAAGCGGGtgagactaaactgcaaaatgagtGTTGCCTAAAACATATGCTTTACTAGTCCTTTATCTGTAGTAACGTGTGGTATGAGGAGTTAGAACATGCTGGCACATGCTTTTATTGTAGGGCTTATCTACTTGTGCAAGATGCGAGTTGGTTTTTGGTAAGatgaggataattgaagtaggTTGGAATATTGTCAATTTTTTTCCTTATAGAAAGTGTGGAAGAGATGCGGCAAGAATATCTGGTTTCTTGTATATAAGTTTGTATGTAGCTCTTGCCGTGTTCATTTTATCATCTAAATCTATGAAATGTGGAAATGGTTTTTATGTTTAAATTATATGGTGGCAATTACAAGGAAGGTATTAGTTTGGGCATAGTTAAAACAACTGGACCAGACCAAATTGATCAAGTCCAATGTCAGAAATCATGTTCAATCAAGTCCAATCGGATGGTTTTTTATGTATGGGAAGATTCTGCTGGTCAAATCCATACTCTGCCACTTTTAAAATGCCCCAAAAATGATCAAAAACCTCCCTTTTTCTGTTGGTAATTGTCATTAGCTGGTGCCATTTTTATCTTTTAGAGTGTtaacaacaaaaaaggagaagaattAAAGAAAATGGGCTATAGACTTTGGAATCTAGCAAACCTCTTAAATTTTCAAGTTCTTTAGTATTTTTTATTTCGATattctattttataaaatattttattaaatatgtgGTCTGACTTAATTGACCCAGTGGTCCAACTAGTGATCCGAGACTTTTCAGGTCGTTGCCTAATTGTGTTCTGATAATTATGATTCTTGGGCAATTGTCTTGGATGGATGGATGCATATCTTGGGTGTTTTTCTGGTATCATGCTCTTTTAAGAAGTTCCTTACGGAATATGCTGAGACTTTTTTAGTTAAAGGAAAAATAGTTGAAAGAagttctttttcatttgtgttatGTTTAGCTGACTGATTACTTAATTGATCAAGTGCTCAATGACATGATGTCGGGATTTAAGTTTGCTGCTGTGGGTTCGAAGAAGCCAAAATACATAGCTTGTGAGTTTATCGATGTTATTAAATCAATAACCTTCTCGTTTCTGTAGCATCATTGTGATTATGAAGTATTATCAGTTTTCAATAAGTGTTTCTTAGACCTTCCAGAgaacattgttttttttttctttgcttcaGCAGCATTTTATAATTAGCATTAGCATGTCCATACCATCTTGGTTTATTTTTGGCAATTTTATCTACTTTTAGCAGTTTTATTGAAACACTTTGTGTTTGAAGACTCTGCAGATTTTAGCCACTACTCCATCTTTTATTTTTTCAGAAGCATAGGCTTTTGGTTTATAGTATAAAGATATGGGTTGTCATTCGGAAGGCTTTTTAATGTGGTATTTTGACCAATGAATGTGATTTAACTCAATTTGGTGTCAAAATGATGCCTCCTGATCAACAGATGGACAAATGGATTGAAATATTTCCTGAGGAACCATCTTTTCTAATTCTGGATCTCCAGAAGTCCAAGTGTTTTTACCGAGTTTTTTTATGTTTGTTTAAATGGATTTACCTAAGATCATTAAAGATACTAAAAAgccttttttaattaaaataagttACAATCTCATGCTAATCTTTTATGATTCCATTCTTTGGTGATGATATTACATAACTTCATTTGGTAGTGACCTTGATTTGGTAGTGATGATACTCTCAGTAGAGCTCAATGTGGGGAACAGACAGTGTGTCCAATATTAAATAGATGAGAACTTTGACTTGTGGTGGTTACTCTTTTATTCACTGGTCATGATTGGTTGCAATTTAATGTTCTACCCAACTATCATCAGTCTTTTGGACTTAGAATTGGGCTTTCAGTGAAACTAAGGAAAAAAGGATGGCCCAGTGCATAAGTCTTCTGCCAAAATGGGTCTATGAAGCATCAGTATATGCAATCTAACCCCTGTAACCATAAGTCTGTATCCAATCTAGGTGACCTGGTAATTTGTCAGAAAAACAGTCTTCATTATATGTTGTTTGTTAATTGGTTCATCTGAAGTCTTGATCTTATAGGCTGTTCAACTTGTTTGCAGTGAGGATGGTAGTTTAACTTGTGGATACTCCAGCTTCAGGGGAAAAAGAGTGAGCATGGAGGACTGCTATGATCTAAAATCAGCTAAGATTGATGGACAGACAATTTATCTTTTTGGAATATTTGATGGTTTGGTATTCTTTCTAGTATTATCCTTTTCTGGTTGTTTGAGTATCACGTCTCTACCTTAAAGACAATTTGTTGTTGCAGGGCATGGTGGTTCACGTGCTGCTGAGTATTTGAAGGAGCACTTGTTTGACAACCTTACAAGGCATCCAAAGTTCATGACACACACAAAACTTGCAATAAGTACAGACTAACTTGTGAAATTATTTGTTGATTTTATAGCCTTTTTAGGGcagattttttttctcttgtaaACCTGTTTCCAATTTGACCTGTCATGTTGACTTTCAGGTGAAACATATCGTAGAACTGATTCAGACTTTCTAGCTGCTGAAAGCAATACTTCCAGAGATGATGGTTCTACAGCATCTACAGCTGTTCTGATAGGCAAGCGCTTATATGTAGCTAATGTTGGAGATTCACGTGTTGTGATATCAAAGACAGGAAAAGGTGATTTTTTCTCTTGATCTCTCGACTAAGTTTTTGACTAATGTTCATACCGATGTTTTCTGTTTTCTAATTTACTCGTCTCTTTTAAAGATATTCATGTCT
This DNA window, taken from Musa acuminata AAA Group cultivar baxijiao chromosome BXJ3-7, Cavendish_Baxijiao_AAA, whole genome shotgun sequence, encodes the following:
- the LOC103992738 gene encoding beclin-1-like protein isoform X2; amino-acid sequence: MEASTVQGSVMGSSQVDHSFVVLPRSTTPQPDSSHSAKVVTESFVVLPPAAASMYRSESTPEGRGSQEQVQGESPSSGLQVNDPRFNSSKILKRVFNIATSQTQVEQPICLECIRLLSDKLLEEVEDVNQDIEAYESCLQRFEMESDDVLSEADFLQEKTKIEEEERRLQVEIEEIEKQRLEANAELNEIQMKCKEFEELEERYWHEFNSFQFQLISHQEERDALLAKIEVSQAHLELLKRINVLTDAFSISHEGEFGTINNFRLGRLPKIRVEWDEINAAWGQACLLLHTMAQHFRPKFLYRIKILPMGSYPLILDNNNNAYQLFGPVNLFWSSRYDKATTLFLTCLKEFAEFANLKDQENNTPPEKCFRLPYKIENDNVGNYTITHSFNNQENWTKALKYTLCNLKWVQLWFVANSSFQPLSAHADVPVRRSSHAKQSADPRS
- the LOC103992738 gene encoding beclin-1-like protein isoform X1, whose protein sequence is MDPNIPRWVCQSCRHALHVINVDSKNDKFFSNPSCSGMEASTVQGSVMGSSQVDHSFVVLPRSTTPQPDSSHSAKVVTESFVVLPPAAASMYRSESTPEGRGSQEQVQGESPSSGLQVNDPRFNSSKILKRVFNIATSQTQVEQPICLECIRLLSDKLLEEVEDVNQDIEAYESCLQRFEMESDDVLSEADFLQEKTKIEEEERRLQVEIEEIEKQRLEANAELNEIQMKCKEFEELEERYWHEFNSFQFQLISHQEERDALLAKIEVSQAHLELLKRINVLTDAFSISHEGEFGTINNFRLGRLPKIRVEWDEINAAWGQACLLLHTMAQHFRPKFLYRIKILPMGSYPLILDNNNNAYQLFGPVNLFWSSRYDKATTLFLTCLKEFAEFANLKDQENNTPPEKCFRLPYKIENDNVGNYTITHSFNNQENWTKALKYTLCNLKWVQLWFVANSSFQPLSAHADVPVRRSSHAKQSADPRS
- the LOC103992739 gene encoding probable protein phosphatase 2C 52 isoform X1; translated protein: MMVDSGLAVEPGAATDLTPKKERIGNGDYASGRWKSEDGSLTCGYSSFRGKRVSMEDCYDLKSAKIDGQTIYLFGIFDGHGGSRAAEYLKEHLFDNLTRHPKFMTHTKLAISETYRRTDSDFLAAESNTSRDDGSTASTAVLIGKRLYVANVGDSRVVISKTGKAIPLSDDQKPNRSDERKRIEDAGGVVMWAGTWRVGGILAMSRAFGNRLLKQFVVAEPEIQEQVVDEELEFLVLASDGLWDVVTNEDAVSLVRVEDEPEAAARKLTETAFSCGSADNITCIVVRFHQENLDGESPPPAGTLD
- the LOC103992739 gene encoding probable protein phosphatase 2C 52 isoform X2 → MMVDSGLAVEPGAATDLTPKKERIGNGDYASGRWKSEDGSLTCGYSSFRGKRVSMEDCYDLKSAKIDGQTIYLFGIFDGHGGSRAAEYLKEHLFDNLTRHPKFMTHTKLAISETYRRTDSDFLAAESNTSRDDGSTASTAVLIGKRLYVANVGDSRVVISKTGKAIPLSDDQKPNRSDERKRIEDAGGVVMWAGTWRVGGILAMSRAFGNRLLKQFVVAEPEIQEQVVDEELEFLVLASDGLWDVVTNEEIYTILGRASVADRCCKVSVLDIMK